The genomic DNA TCTCGATATCTGCTTTCCATTCCGATTTTGAGGCACGCAAGCCCACCATTTATATCACATTATTTACAATGCAGATTGCTTGAATTGTTTGCTAATCATTGacaattatttgttgctgtttgcagGCCTCCCCGATCCCTTTGCCAAGGTCCAGGTGGATGGCACGGGTCAGGTGTACTCGACGGAGATAAGCAAGTCCTCGCTGGACCCCAAATGGAATGCTCACTACGACCTGTTCCTGGGCCTGGCCGATGCCATCACCATAACCGTGTGGAATCAGCGAAAGATACGCAAAGGCAGCGGCTTCCTGGGCTGTGTGCGGATACCCGCCTTCACCATTCAAAGCCTCAAAGGTGCAGGATGTAAGTATCCCTCAAGCCCTAtccctctctcgctttgtTGCTGATTTGATAATTGTTTGTGCTTTCAGTTCAACGCTTGGATCTGGGCAAACTATCGCCGGACGACGATGAGCTGGTGCGTGGACAAATTATTATATCGCTGCTGTCGAAGGATGGCCCCAGCAGTGGCAATCCCCTGGCCATTGTGGGGCCCAGCGGCGATGTGCGGGGACCCTCCGAGGAGGACTCTTCGGAGGACAGCCTGCCCGAGGGCTGGGAAGAACGGCGCACGGACAACGGACGCATCTACTATGTGAATCATGCCACAAAATCCACACAATGGGACAGACCCCGACAGCCGGGCGGCGGCACCTcaccgcagcagcggcatcacaatggcaacaacagccacgGAAATGGCCAGGCGCCGGCGGGTCCTACGCGCTCCACGACCTGCACCAATCTGCTGAATGGCGGCAATCGGAATCGAGAGACGTCTTTGACGGGGTCGGACGAGCGACGTCACTCCACGGAGATCCTGTCCAGCGTGGGCAAGGAGAACACCAGTCCCACGACTCCCATGGCCTCAATCGCCACCACACCTGGCAAGAAATCCTCCTCCACGACCACCACAGGCGGTCGCACCTTGGAGGCGCGCAGCGGCAACGAaccggccacgcccacaagcagcacgacaacgacaacgtcgGCGGGAACGGGTCGCATCCACAGCAACAATGACAATCACGTGAATCATGTTAAAACGCCAAAGCATCAAACAAATGGCCACGGCCATGGCCATAGCTCCCATACACCCGTCGAGGGCACCTCCACATCGCCCACGGGCCAGCAGAACTATGTGAACGGAAATGCTCAAAGTGGGACAGCACCAgggagtggcagtggtggaAATGGAAGCTTCCAGGCGGCACAGCCACAAAGCGCCAGCAATGGCTGGACACAGGAGGAGACAtcagcaacgacagcaacgacaacgacagcgacaacgacgcCACCCAGGCACaatcagagccagagccagagtccaCCCGCAACGAATGCAGCCACATCCCCAGCGCCGGCAGTTACGCCCGCGGCCAACGGCAACACAGTTCACAGTCCGAATGCAAACAGCCAGCCAGGAGGGGGTGGTAGATCCTACACTGCAACGACCCCTGGCCAGCGTTCGCAGCGTCGCAGCTCCCGGCAGCAGGGTGGCGATGAGTCCTCCACACGGCGTCGCTCCTCGCGCGGCACGCGCAACGGTGGCAGTGctgcaggaggcggaggaggaggatctggACAGAGACTGGCATCGGCCGCCATTGCAGCTGCCAATCAGGCGGCGCGTCCCTTCCTCGACCTGCCCTCCGGCTACGAGATGCGCACCACGCAACAGGGCCAGGTGTACTTCTATCACATACCCACGGGCGTGTCCACGTGGCACGATCCACGAATACCGCGCGACTTTGACACACAGCATCTGCCGCTGGACTCGATTGGTCCCCTGCCCAGTGGCTGGGAGCAGAGGAAAACGGCCTCCGGGCGGGTCTACTTTGTGGACCACAACAACCGCACCACACAGTTCACGGATCCGCGGCTCAGTGGGAGTCTCCTGCAGCTGATTCGACGGGGACCTGTGCCGCcaactggagcagcagctcctggcgCTGCCACACCACctacgacagcagcagcagcgacggcggcTGCCACGTCCTCGCCAAATCCCACGTCTGCATCCAATCAGCCGGCTACACCTGGCCCTGCGCctgcaccaacaacagcagcggcaggaggagcaggttCTACGACAGCACacacgacagcgacaacgataACGAACACCCCGCATCGCATTTGTCCGGAAGGGCTGCCGCAGGGCCTGCTCGAAGGTGCTGACCTGCTGCCAAAGTATCGCCGGGATCTGGTCGGAAAACTACGCGCCCTGCGCACCGAGCTGCAGACGATGCAGCCGCAGTCCGGCCACTGCCGGCTGGAGGTGTCGCGCAACGAGATTTTCGAGGAGAGCTATAGACTGATAATGAAGATGCGGGCCAAGGATATGCGCAAGCGCCTGATGGTCAAGTTCAAGGGCGAGGAGGGACTGGACTATGGCGGCGTGGCCCGCGAGTGGCTGCATCTGCTCTCCCGCGAGATGCTCAACCCGCAGTACGGCCTGTTTCAGTACAGTCGCGACGACCACTACACGTTGCAGATCAATCCCGACTCGGGCGTGAATCCGGACCATCTCTCCTACTTTCACTTTGTGGGCCGCACCCTGGGCATTGCCGTGTTCCACGGCCATTGCCTCGACGGGGGCTTCACCACGCCCTTCTACAAGCAGCTGCTGAACAAACCCATCACGCTGGGCGACATCGAGGGCGTCGATCCGGAGCTGCACCGCAGCCTTACCTGGATGCTGTAAGATCAGTCCTTACTCTGTCTTGATTTATCGTTAACCTTTCCTGTCTTTATTCGTTTTGCAGGGAGAGCAACATTAGCGGCATCATCGAGTCGACATTCAGCGTGGAAAACAATAGCTTTGGGGCTCTGGTGGTGCACGAACTGAAGCCCGGCGGCGCCGCCATACCCGTCACCGAGGAGAACAAGCGCGAGTACGTTAAGCTCTATGTGAACTATCGCTTCATGCGCGGCATCGAGCAGCAGTTTCTGGCACTGCAGAAAGGTCTGTATTAAATGATTCTCTCCCCAGAGATTGATAGTAATCGTACCGACTGAATCTCTTTTGCAGGCTTCTGTGAGCTGATACCCAGCCATCTGCTGCGACCGTTTGATGAGCGGGAACTGGAATTGGTCATTGGGGGCATCTCGAGCATCGATGTCAACGATTGGCGCAACAATACGAGACTGAAGCACTGCACGAACGAGACGACGCAAGTGCTGTGGTTCTGGCAGGTGCGAAATGATAACTCAATCACCTTACCTTTCGATTTTCTaatcaaaattgtatttattgtgtgtCGCCGCACCCATTCAGGTGGTCGAGTCGTACAGCTCTGAGATGAGAGCACGTCTGCTGCAGTTTGTGACGGGTTCGTCGCGGGTGCCGTTGCAGGGATTCCGTGCGCTGCAGGGATCCACGGGTGCAGTGGGGCCACGCCTGTTCACCATTCACCTCACCGTCGACGTGCCCACACAGAACCTGCCCAAGGCGCACACTTGCTTCAATCGGATCGATCTGCCGCCGTACGAGAACTATCAGCTGCTCTGCGATAAGCTAACCCAAGCGGTGGAGGAGACCTGTGGCTTTGCCGTGGAGTAGGGACCAAACGATCGATAGAAAcatccccccacacacccgaTCCACgcatatgcaaatacataggcaccaataaataaatatacacatacatataccataTACCATATACACAAAGGCACATGCGATGAGGACGCGTATATCAAAATTCTAGGGACCTTGATCCCTGCTAATTATAAATAACTGTTTTTTTAccatttgattttctgtttgttgatGTTTAATCGTGTGTGCGCTGCGCATTTTGCAGttggaaatcaaatcaattatttagcGAGCATGTACGGGACTCTCTCTCATCTTATACATAGTTACCAagtgcatatatacatatacatttatatatatataatatatatacaccccacacacaccttCCTTCCTCCCTTCCTCCCATAAAGcgtttatatattatataaacaTCTGTATTTGTATCGTCTGTCCATCATCGGCATAATCaacctcccctcccctcccctccccccacagGGCATTTGTTCGTTTACGTCGCGGCGCATGTTATAAATTGTAGTTTAAAATATTGCGAAACcaattatacatacaaatattatacattgattatacatacatacatatatcatagTTGATAATTAggcattaaaaacaaattttaattaattgtagGCATTGGACCGGCAATTCTCTGTGCTTTTGTTCagtttaatatatatttttgatgttTATTAGttacattttgtacatttataaAAACCAATCGAGAAATCACTGctaagtttttaattattgtttaaattgtCCTTAAATACACAATACACACCCGACCCCACTCCGCactacacaacacacaacatgCTCAtagacacccacacacccacacacacacacacacacaccgcattattttttataagTATTGAAAACACGATACgatgacaaaacaaaacacttgaaaaaTTACTCAATTCGtaatttagatattttttaaataaatgcaaattatttaaattcaattacattatacgttgcttttgattttaattgataattcgtttcgtttcgaccGGTTCGGTTCGCCATTTACGCCAAAATCAAAAAACGGATCAATTACGGATCAAATCGCATACATATAGAcaagtacatatttacatcaGTTTTTTAACGAAACGAATTGGACAAATTTTTAGAAGGTGATATTAGTGAAAATTTTTAACTGTCTTTAATCTTTAATTGAAGCGAAACAATTGGTAGTTATTTAAGAGACCCCAGCCCC from Drosophila subobscura isolate 14011-0131.10 chromosome E, UCBerk_Dsub_1.0, whole genome shotgun sequence includes the following:
- the LOC117891737 gene encoding E3 ubiquitin-protein ligase Smurf1, which encodes MNKLDYPRRNGTHKVRITILCARNLARKDLFRLPDPFAKVQVDGTGQVYSTEISKSSLDPKWNAHYDLFLGLADAITITVWNQRKIRKGSGFLGCVRIPAFTIQSLKGAGFQRLDLGKLSPDDDELVRGQIIISLLSKDGPSSGNPLAIVGPSGDVRGPSEEDSSEDSLPEGWEERRTDNGRIYYVNHATKSTQWDRPRQPGGGTSPQQRHHNGNNSHGNGQAPAGPTRSTTCTNLLNGGNRNRETSLTGSDERRHSTEILSSVGKENTSPTTPMASIATTPGKKSSSTTTTGGRTLEARSGNEPATPTSSTTTTTSAGTGRIHSNNDNHVNHVKTPKHQTNGHGHGHSSHTPVEGTSTSPTGQQNYVNGNAQSGTAPGSGSGGNGSFQAAQPQSASNGWTQEETSATTATTTTATTTPPRHNQSQSQSPPATNAATSPAPAVTPAANGNTVHSPNANSQPGGGGRSYTATTPGQRSQRRSSRQQGGDESSTRRRSSRGTRNGGSAAGGGGGGSGQRLASAAIAAANQAARPFLDLPSGYEMRTTQQGQVYFYHIPTGVSTWHDPRIPRDFDTQHLPLDSIGPLPSGWEQRKTASGRVYFVDHNNRTTQFTDPRLSGSLLQLIRRGPVPPTGAAAPGAATPPTTAAAATAAATSSPNPTSASNQPATPGPAPAPTTAAAGGAGSTTAHTTATTITNTPHRICPEGLPQGLLEGADLLPKYRRDLVGKLRALRTELQTMQPQSGHCRLEVSRNEIFEESYRLIMKMRAKDMRKRLMVKFKGEEGLDYGGVAREWLHLLSREMLNPQYGLFQYSRDDHYTLQINPDSGVNPDHLSYFHFVGRTLGIAVFHGHCLDGGFTTPFYKQLLNKPITLGDIEGVDPELHRSLTWMLESNISGIIESTFSVENNSFGALVVHELKPGGAAIPVTEENKREYVKLYVNYRFMRGIEQQFLALQKGFCELIPSHLLRPFDERELELVIGGISSIDVNDWRNNTRLKHCTNETTQVLWFWQVVESYSSEMRARLLQFVTGSSRVPLQGFRALQGSTGAVGPRLFTIHLTVDVPTQNLPKAHTCFNRIDLPPYENYQLLCDKLTQAVEETCGFAVE